One Melitaea cinxia chromosome 20, ilMelCinx1.1, whole genome shotgun sequence DNA segment encodes these proteins:
- the LOC123663666 gene encoding uncharacterized protein LOC123663666 — translation MEVDRSLAFLDVKIQVRSDGTLSHSVYRKPTHTDRYLKATSHHHPGHLNSVVASLTNRAYDLCDDEHLHNELQHLRQVLQGNGYSGKLPPRHMNRHQLRRQVVDRQPVFLPYVKGVTDKVSNILKKYSIKTIFTPLKRVSQCLRSPKDSFPLEKPGVYKIDCSCGSSYIGQTKRTIACRIKEHIKAVKNNDTQKSAIAEHLIHSGTNHWIELHNPQIISTERHYIPRMVREAIEITKHKNFNREDGFKLSSVWSPVVRLCRDNGKRKSAVSLMDTVSVVCREQVRVSGGFAENGTGIERNRRLRRRVDRYVCP, via the coding sequence ATGGAGGTAGACAGAAGCTTAGCATTCCTTGATGTAAAGATTCAGGTGCGTAGTGACGGTACACTCAGTCACTCTGTATACAGAAAGCCCACACATACAGATCGTTACCTCAAAGCTACTTCGCATCACCATCCTGGACATCTGAACTCTGTAGTGGCATCACTCACAAACCGTGCATATGATCTTTGTGATGACGAACACCTACACAATGAGTTACAACACCTGCGGCAGGTCCTACAGGGCAATGGATATTCAGGAAAACTTCCACCTAGACACATGAATAGGCACCAGTTACGGAGGCAGGTAGTAGATAGACAGCCAGTATTTTTGCCGTATGTAAAGGGAGTGACGGATAAGGTctcaaatatcttaaaaaagtattcaattaAAACTATCTTCACTCCTTTGAAAAGGGTATCACAATGTCTACGATCGCCCAAAGATAGTTTTCCGTTGGAAAAACCTGGTGTTTACAAAATCGACTGCAGTTGTGGTAGTTCATATATCGGCCAAACAAAGCGCACAATAGCATGCCGTATAAAGGAGCACATAAAAGCGGTCAAAAACAACGATACGCAAAAATCGGCCATCGCTGAACACTTGATACATTCGGGCACAAATCACTGGATCGAGTTGCATAATCCTCAGATTATCTCGACAGAACGCCACTACATACCGAGAATGGTCAGGGAAGCGATTGAAATTACCaaacacaaaaatttcaatCGTGAGGATGGGTTTAAACTGTCGAGTGTCTGGAGTCCAGTGGTTCGTTTGTGTCGGGACAACGGAAAACGTAAAAGTGCCGTTTCACTAATGGATACAGTGAGTGTCGTGTGTCGAGAACAGGTTCGAGTGAGTGGTGGGTTTGCAGAAAATGGTACCGGTATCGAGCGTAATAGAAGACTGAGACGGAGGGTAGACCGATATGTCTGCccataa
- the LOC123663667 gene encoding uncharacterized protein LOC123663667: MSNVELSDAALSVLERGMNFAITPRHIPYENVIGSVEEGIRRNKIPSIDADIMRQDIAVTLRHAKPPRPNVTVSELAALKELRRDQNIIVLKADKGNATVVLNTTDYDNKISNLLSDDNTYKKVNYDPTARTNRSTRKLIKECSHVLDDDTVKYLLRPRNVQPPKLYGLPKIHKHNVPLRPIVSQIGSPTYELAKHVSNVLQPLVGQTSSYIRDSRHLVDILSHNKVEENELMVSFDVESLFTNVPVTECLEMIKVKLRNNDIPMEYATLLHHCLSKNYFIYRGQYYLQVDGVAMGSPVAPVVANLWMEHVEEQALATAPAETKLWKRYVDDVFLHSEGKQTRR, translated from the coding sequence ATGTCAAATGTCGAATTGTCCGACGCTGCACTGTCAGTTCTCGAAAGAGGGATGAATTTTGCCATCACACCCAGACACATTCCCTACGAGAATGTAATCGGATCGGTCGAGGAAGGTATCAGACGTAACAAAATACCATCAATAGATGCGGACATTATGAGACAAGATATCGCCGTGACATTACGTCATGCGAAACCACCAAGGCCGAACGTTACTGTTTCAGAATTGGCTGCTCTAAAGGAACTACGGAGAGATCAAAATATAATAGTGTTAAAGGCGGACAAAGGGAATGCAACCGTGGTATTGAACACCACTGATTATGATAATAAGATCTCAAATCTACTCAGTGAtgataatacatacaaaaaggTAAATTACGACCCAACAGCGAGAACAAATCGGAGCACACGCAAACTAATAAAGGAATGTTCTCACGTACTAGACGACGATACTGTCAAATATTTGCTACGCCCTAGGAACGTCCAGCCGCCTAAACTATACGGCCTGCCGAAGATACATAAGCATAACGTGCCATTACGGCCCATTGTGAGTCAAATAGGCTCACCAACATACGAATTGGCGAAGCACGTGTCAAATGTACTACAGCCGTTAGTAGGACAAACGTCGTCATACATTAGGGACTCCCGCCATCTAGTGGACATTTTGTCACATAATAAGGTTGAGGAGAATGAGTTAATGGTCAGTTTCGATGTAGAATCGCTCTTCACCAATGTACCAGTGACGGAGTGTCTTGAAATGATTAAGGTCAAGTTACGAAACAACGATATCCCGATGGAATATGCCACTTTATTGCATCACTGTTTGTCGAAGAACTACTTCATATACAGAGGTCAGTACTACCTTCAGGTAGATGGGGTGGCTATGGGCAGTCCAGTAGCTCCAGTGGTAGCCAACCTTTGGATGGAACATGTGGAAGAACAAGCCCTGGCGACTGCACCTGCCGAAACCAAACTATGGAAGAGGTACGTTGATGATGTTTTTTTGCATAGTGAAGGGAAACAAACGAGACGTTGA
- the LOC123663668 gene encoding uncharacterized protein LOC123663668 — protein MNRHQLRRQVVDRQPVFLPYVKGVTDKVSNILKKYSIKTIFTPLKRVSQCLRSPKDSFPLEKPGVYKIDCSCGSSYIGQTKRTIACRIKEHIKAVKNNDTQKSAIAEHLIHSGTNHWIELHNPQIISTERHYIPRMVREAIEITKHKNFNREDGFKLSSVWSPVVRLCRDNGKRKSAVSRMDTVSVVCREQVRVSGGFADNGTGIELKCRDANVIPVCVRIRPRSDIYGSANVLRSASVKLLRKVIRNCRYQLDEVQSELYRLHLECSATLSTSEFDICDRVTFLQVQRIRELRALKQHRKFELLIQKQKLVRPYCENSHQTRTVVNMSNVELSDAALSVLERGMNFAITPRHIPYENVIGSVEEGIRRNKIPSIDADIMRQDIAVTLRHAKPPRPNVTVSELAALKELRRDQNIIVLKADKGNATVVLNTTDYDNKISNLLSDDNTYKKVNYDPTARTNRSTRKLIKECSHVLDDDTVKYLLRPRNVQPPKLYGLPKIHKHNVPLRPIVSQIGSPTYELAKHVSNVLQPLVGQTSSYIRDSRHLVDILSHNKVEENELMVSFDVESLFTNVPVTECLEMIKVKLRNNDIPMEYATLLHHCLSKNYFIYRGQYYLQVDGVAMGSPVAPVVANLWMEHVEEQALATAPAETKLWKRYVDDVFLHSEGKQTRR, from the exons ATGAATAGGCACCAGTTACGGAGGCAGGTAGTAGATAGACAGCCAGTATTTTTGCCGTATGTAAAGGGAGTGACGGATAAGGTctcaaatatcttaaaaaagtattcaattaAAACTATCTTCACTCCTTTGAAAAGGGTATCACAATGTCTACGATCGCCCAAAGATAGTTTTCCGTTGGAAAAACCTGGTGTTTACAAAATCGACTGCAGTTGTGGTAGTTCATATATCGGCCAAACAAAGCGCACAATAGCATGCCGTATAAAGGAGCACATAAAAGCGGTCAAAAACAACGATACGCAAAAATCGGCCATCGCTGAACACTTGATACATTCGGGCACAAATCACTGGATCGAGTTGCATAATCCTCAGATTATCTCGACAGAACGCCACTACATACCGAGAATGGTCAGGGAAGCGATTGAAATTACCaaacacaaaaatttcaatCGTGAGGATGGGTTTAAACTGTCGAGTGTCTGGAGTCCAGTGGTTCGTTTGTGTCGGGACAACGGAAAACGTAAAAGTGCCGTTTCACGAATGGATACAGTGAGTGTCGTGTGTCGAGAACAGGTTCGAGTGAGTGGTGGGTTTGCAGACAATGGTACCGGTATCGAGC TGAAGTGCCGTGACGCGAACGTAATACCAGTATGTGTAAGGATAAGACCCCGCAGTGACATTTACGGTTCCGCAAACGTTCTACGAAGTGCGAGTGTTAAACTATTACGAAAAGTGATACGTAATTGTAGGTACCAACTTGATGAAGTTCAGAGTGAGTTGTATCGATTACATCTCGAGTGCAGTGCGACTCTTTCGACCAGTGAATTTGACATTTGCGATCGTGTCACCTTCTTGCAAGTTCAACGTATAAGAGAACTACGTGCGTTGAAACAACATCGTAAATTCGAGTtacttatacaaaaacaaaagttgGTTAGACCCTACTGTGAGAACTCACACCAAACTCGAACGGTGGTAAATATGTCAAATGTCGAATTGTCCGACGCTGCACTGTCAGTTCTCGAAAGAGGGATGAATTTTGCCATCACACCCAGACACATTCCCTACGAGAATGTAATCGGATCGGTCGAGGAAGGTATCAGACGTAACAAAATACCATCAATAGATGCGGACATTATGAGACAAGATATCGCCGTGACATTACGTCATGCGAAACCACCAAGGCCGAACGTTACTGTTTCAGAATTGGCTGCTCTAAAGGAACTACGGAGAGATCAAAATATAATAGTGTTAAAGGCGGACAAAGGGAATGCAACCGTGGTATTGAACACCACTGATTATGATAATAAGATCTCAAATCTACTCAGTGAtgataatacatacaaaaaggTAAATTACGACCCAACAGCGAGAACAAATCGGAGCACACGCAAACTAATAAAGGAATGTTCTCACGTACTAGACGACGATACTGTCAAATATTTGCTACGCCCTAGGAACGTCCAGCCGCCTAAACTATACGGCCTGCCGAAGATACATAAGCATAACGTGCCATTACGGCCCATTGTGAGTCAAATAGGCTCACCAACATACGAATTGGCGAAGCACGTGTCAAATGTACTACAGCCGTTAGTAGGACAAACGTCGTCATACATTAGGGACTCCCGCCATCTAGTGGACATTTTGTCACATAATAAGGTTGAGGAGAATGAGTTAATGGTCAGTTTCGATGTAGAATCGCTCTTCACCAATGTACCAGTGACGGAGTGTCTTGAAATGATTAAGGTCAAGTTACGAAACAACGATATCCCGATGGAATATGCCACTTTATTGCATCACTGTTTGTCGAAGAACTACTTCATATACAGAGGTCAGTACTACCTTCAGGTAGATGGGGTGGCTATGGGCAGTCCAGTAGCTCCAGTGGTAGCCAACCTTTGGATGGAACATGTGGAAGAACAAGCCCTGGCGACTGCACCTGCCGAAACCAAACTATGGAAGAGGTACGTTGATGATGTTTTTTTGCATAGTGAAGGGAAACAAACGAGACGTTGA
- the LOC123663669 gene encoding uncharacterized protein LOC123663669, whose amino-acid sequence MEVDRSLAFLDVKIQVRSDGTLSHSVYRKPTHTDRYLKATSHHHPGHLNSVVASLTNRAYDLCDDEHLHNELQHLRQVLQGNGYSGKLPPRHMNRHQLRRQVVDRQPVFLPYVKGVTDKVSNILKKYSIKTIFTPLKRVSQCLRSPKDSFPLEKPGVYKIDCSCGSSYIGQTKRTIACRIKEHIKAVKNNDTQKSAIAEHLIHSGTNHWIELHNPQIISTERHYIPRMVREAIEITKHKNFNREDGFKLSSVWSPVVRLCRDNGKRKSAVSRMDTVSVVCREQVRVSGGFADNGTGIELGLKKFGNSQEVKIKDSIMLLPEKSLMDSPRPGVVGYVRLAQTKTTGASLRCAYGGIAGTLVHFRSPDSTPKHALEHDHRGHPPPAGPACRKKTKPRPLGTVPWRRLGWIVPT is encoded by the exons ATGGAGGTAGACAGAAGCTTAGCATTCCTTGATGTAAAGATTCAGGTGCGTAGTGACGGTACACTCAGTCACTCTGTATACAGAAAGCCCACACATACAGATCGTTACCTCAAAGCTACTTCGCATCACCATCCTGGACATCTGAACTCTGTAGTGGCATCACTCACAAACCGTGCATATGATCTTTGTGATGACGAACACCTACACAATGAGTTACAACACCTGCGGCAGGTCCTACAGGGCAATGGATATTCAGGAAAACTTCCACCTAGACACATGAATAGGCACCAGTTACGGAGGCAGGTAGTAGATAGACAGCCAGTATTTTTGCCGTATGTAAAGGGAGTGACGGATAAGGTctcaaatatcttaaaaaagtattcaattaAAACTATCTTCACTCCTTTGAAAAGGGTATCACAATGTCTACGATCGCCCAAAGATAGTTTTCCGTTGGAAAAACCTGGTGTTTACAAAATCGACTGCAGTTGTGGTAGTTCATATATCGGCCAAACAAAGCGCACAATAGCATGCCGTATAAAGGAGCACATAAAAGCGGTCAAAAACAACGATACGCAAAAATCGGCCATCGCTGAACACTTGATACATTCGGGCACAAATCACTGGATCGAGTTGCATAATCCTCAGATTATCTCGACAGAACGCCACTACATACCGAGAATGGTCAGGGAAGCGATTGAAATTACCaaacacaaaaatttcaatCGTGAGGATGGGTTTAAACTGTCGAGTGTCTGGAGTCCAGTGGTTCGTTTGTGTCGGGACAACGGAAAACGTAAAAGTGCCGTTTCACGAATGGATACAGTGAGTGTCGTGTGTCGAGAACAGGTTCGAGTGAGTGGTGGGTTTGCAGACAATGGTACCGGTATCGAGC TGGGTCTTAAAAAATTTGGTAATTCACAAgaagttaaaataaaagactCGATAATGTTACT GCCAGAAAAATCACTTATGGATTCACCACGGCCCGGGGTCGTGGGTTATGTCCGACTCGCACAGACCAAAACCACTGGGGCGTCCCTTCGTTGCGCTTATGGCGGAATCGCGGGGACTCTAGTGCACTTCCGCAGTCCCGACAGTACTCCGAAACACGCCCTCGAACACGATCATCGGGGCCACCCACCACCAGCTGGCCCAGCGTGTAGGAAGAAGACAAAACCGCGCCCTCTTGGCACCGTGCCCTGGCGTAGACTGGGCTGGATAGTGCCAACCTGA